The nucleotide sequence caaaacagtgaagaacaatttttttattaaaagaaaaatttaattttcgcgttgaaaattaaaaacacaaaaaaatagagaaaaaagaaCTGGAGATGAAGATGGATTACAGTGGTTATCTCGGTGCGCTATTCGGCCATGATTctggttcaactttttttattgcGGTCCAAAACAGTTgttatatgtagtaggtactcgtTCACAGACACACGGGAAGGTATAGAGAATTTCAGAACGAATGAGAGAAGTTAGGAACTCACTTATATTCTTATCAAGGTCTGCGAGTTTTTGCTGTGGATTATTctatttagaagaaaaaaaacttgggcTTTAAATATTGAACTGATCTTacgtataataattttatttacctatatccGGGAAATCAGTTTTATCCAGTTCTCTCGTCTAGGAAAGTTGCTCAGTTTTCGGGAGAATTATCGCTTCGCCAAAATTCGGTCGTCATTTTTGTGTTTATCATGTCTTCGGAGTTTTTGCAAATCTGTACCAAAGATCAACTGTATGAATTTTTTGCCGAATTCAACGCTTCCGAAGAATCAGTCCAAAATGATGTGAAATATCTTAAAGAATGGATTAGGAAACAAGCTCATTTGCCAACTATTGAAGGTAAGAGAATATACGTGATGGAaaacttggaaatattttttaatgttattGTGATGTCCATCTTTTtgatacctatatatttttgttATAACGTTCCTATATTTTTACtgtactcgtaagtcgtaagtACAATAGGTACCTGCCTGAGCATTGCTTTCTTCTTCCATATTTTATTCTGAATCGATATCAACATCTTATTATTACTCaccttttttaataatttgtttttagaaattatttggtaggtacttttttcacaAAGAATGAATTAGGTGACAGGTGAGAAAAAATATAACTAATAAGTAATAAATAATACTTGCTGAAGTATTATCGTGTGATGAAGCGAATAGTCTTCATATACTTTGTATGAGTGGGTGGGGTTTTTCAGTGATGAAATTATGCATGCTATAAATTGAACTGTTTAAGAAAATGCCTGTGGATTTCCATCACTTTTACAAATCAGAGTATGAGTCTGAAACACCTCCAACTACTTAGAGATAGGTAACTCTACGTTATTCGAATATTTCTCAACCTACGCGAGGTGGTATTGGTATTATCTAATGCGTGATTTTTCTTAAGaattcgttgaaattatttgatgttttcaaattttacaataaaatgggattttcaaaatttgtcaaaaatttttagatggcTAGAAATTCCTTAATCACTATACTTTCGTTCTTTGTGCCTCGTAGGTAAGTATGgcatttttaaatagaaaaatttcttttgatttgataGTGTTATCACTTGTAAACAAATTTATTCCTGGTAATGAATCAACGAAAATGGAGGGTCGCGGATCTGCGGATGAGTCattcttatttcaaaaaaaaaaaagggacgCAGCATTTCTTTAAAACGCTCTTAAAAAGCTTTCCTTATTCGCTAtgtaacatttcaaaaaataatttaaaatgacatcattttttcagtgatttacaAATGTTTTCCTTTGGAGGGAGAAGGCAGTATAGAAAGGGAAGAAGCGAGGAATGTAGTTTGTCGGTATCTATATGTACGTTTTGTTCACCTATCAAATTCAAATCCTGTGCACAAATTTATCACATTTGCATCTACACAGCCGTGTCAGTGACCTCGAAATTGAACAGATAGATGTTCGCTACTTTCAggtgtattttattcaactgTTCAAGGTTATACCGTGATTGTATCATTAATACGCGGATTTTTCCCCTCAAGAATCGTTGTTGCAGTATATTAGAAACGTGTCAACAAATAGGTACATCTCAACAATCGAGTCGAAGCAATCAATATTTAAAACATTCATGAAACATTGAGAAATTCTACATTTTATTATGGGTGCTAAATTGTTGCTACACATGCCCACTAAGATAAGGAGACATTAGTAGCAAATTAGATGATTGAACAAATTCTTAGGCTAACTGTATACGAACTTCATTTTGGTCTCATTTTCAAGAGCTCTGAGCTCATCGTCAGAATAAAAACAATAGGAAGGAACCTATTCCTGCATTTTTGCAATTAGAAATGTGGTATtggatgaaccaaaactaaggagtccaataatattggaaatgTATTTTTCTAGCCTTACAgtagacctttttttttatatataaaaattgatttaagaaTGTAGAGTATAGTTTGAAATACTTTATTCGTAATTATTACCTTTCCTTCGataatttccccaacattatagataggtacttaaacACTTTAGAGTCGATTTCGAGGCCACGCATTTGTAATTGGGAAAACCTAAAAATATTGTTAACATAAAAactcacctatacctacatcCCCACGTGTTTGAAGCtgtctggtaaaaaaaaaactcacagaGATGGAAAATTCTATTCATAAATCAGGTATTCTTGGGTGTTCTGGGTATAGTTCGAAAATatcatatgtaggtaggtacctacatgtccTATATCTAGGTAGTATAAGTGCCATCAGTACCATCAACCAAAAATTCGAATGGAATCACAGGATCAATCACTATAGTTGGATTAAAAATTCAGTGCTCAtatgtttttagaaaaattttctttaaaaaaaaacaacaactacAACTCgggttttttcttttatttgacTCATTTTGTAGCCAATCgaattatataaaaaaatttccaattcataAGCATGAACTCCAAATGcgtaaggtaggtaggtaggtaggtacctctatacctataTACAACGACATTattataggtactaggtaggtagtaggaaccctctttaaattaattttaaacacATGTGTATCATCATGATACTGGTTTTTGCTGATAAACTgttgaatgaagaaaaaatctttatacaaaaataaaataacttgaactaggtaagtataatttttaaaaaaaatcataggtagTAGTGTAAATATTATGTGCATTTCGAGTGGGCTAAAAATATTTACTAGACTATTCAAAATTACATCGAAAGCTGGGGTAAAAAATTATGCTACCCTTGTGATATTACTCCTAATGGGTCGTTCTAAATTAATAATGAAGTTATGTAAGGTTTTATGAATACCTACACCTCCATTAACAGTTTCATAATAGTTTATATAAATATCTAAGCGGTTAAATTTTAGCCACCCCTATTCATCGTTtctaaaatattctaaaaacaaAGTAATGGCAGCGATATCTTTTAATTTATAGCGAAAGGCCGGATTTTGTGTAAAATCAATTTCCTCGCTGCAGTTTTTAGTAACACAGGACTACAGCACGCTGTTAGATCTGCTTATGTATATTTCACACAGGctcgtattttcaattttaggtgaacTTCCATATACCATACGACATGCATTTGCGATATAAATCGTAGTTCACTTCGTGTTTCTATCCAAATCAAAGCTTGCTTAGAGGTACTTattcatttgagaaaatttgctTGGTTGCGTAGTTGATCGGTTTTGCGTAGATTGGTTCTCCcattcatctttttcaaaattattattagatAACTTGTTACTCGTATTATAGAGTCGAACAAACGCTGCACTCGTCGTTTTAcactaaaatacgagtacctcaTTCATTCCTGGACTTTTTGttcgaaagtaaatttttttcagaagtggGCAATAATCGATGATTTAAAACAGGGCGTCAGAAAAATTATGTTGCTTGAAAATATGTAGTAGCTAGGTGATTTCGCTCAACGCACGTGAAATACGATGCCGGCTTTAAAAATCAcgcaattcatttttcagttgttAATCCCAGTACAATAGTCAAGCATAAATCAGTAGCAGGTATACTAGATACAGGGTGCCctgaaatatcgtgaaccccaaagaaagtttttcactaaaaatataggttggcaacgtgaaatagatgcatatgattggtggaatgatATTacctcagtctaacaaccaatcatgtgctacatatcattattattatcattcactgtgatcaaccgaaacatttagcagaaaacttttttaggggttcgcgatatttctgggcaccctgtaagtatacctatatgtaccccgaaaatattttatttcaaaatttcaagtcactGATAAAAACAAATTGTAACAACTCTATTATGTGAAAATTTACGATGAGTCATTCCATTCATAtctaatggatttttttttaggtaggtggAAACCATTTCTATatataagtattttgaaaatattctaataATTACCTGCTTATAGCTATTcgtatttttgaaccaaaatacACAACGACATCACAAATCATTTACCAACCAACCTATCtagtacgtataggtataccttttTACTATGATTTATTAACTtcctttgacaaaaattctcatatcGTGTgctttttatttgtaaaaatggtCTCTAAAAGGGGTTTTATATTAACGCATTTTTCGTAGGtgggtattcatttttttgaaaaaattttcaaatacatttttcaatacctacatactttgcGTGGAATTACGAgtgaagaattaatttttacaacGGAATCCGGTATTATGTTTCGGCGTTTACGagtaaatttcacttttcattgaaaaattaaatgttcACCTTCCCACTTACTCGTACAGGTATACTGGTTTATTTTGATTCACGCGTCAGTGCTCTGCAAATAAACAACAATCGTTCTCCTAAAGTTCATTGATATGGGCACGTACGTAGGTGAAGTCTGTATTTAATAttgctataggtaggtatctaatacTAGtggtggcattttttttcttttggaatttttgcatatacgtacttacatatgtatttcTGCTCAAGTTCATAAACACAGACGGGAAATTTTAAGTGATGAATCAGAAGAAATTATTAAAGCATTTTGCCTACGGTGTTATATGTATGTAATACAGTTCTTTGAATTCATCGTACCTACAtactatatgtaggtatgtgtcTATGTATTCGtatcaagatttcaaaatttccatctcAAAGAATCACAGAATGGTCAGATTATATTTTGAATTACGTATAGTGCTGACcaatatcgaaaaattaaaaaatgtatgagaTGAGATAGAAGTGGAAATttcccattgaaaaaaaagtgcaatattTGTGGTTGTCCTTAGTACCATACATCTAAATTCATAAAACAGGTATCCAACTTCTCATGCctacttacttgaatttttatatAGCGTAGGTATTCATCTATTagattacttacttacaaatATGCTCAGGTTGTTTTATTATATcgctaatttttcaacaaacgtTGTATTCATTTCTCACACGTGATAGcgcatattttaaaataatgtacctatgtagaaCATATTACGCAGGTAAtctataatttttatatttatttacctatactcGTGATTTTGTCTGCTTGCATAGATGATGAGTGGCTAACCAACTTTTTATTAAGATGTAAAAACAGTCtagaaaagacaaaaaaagtattagacggatattacacaacgaggacCTTGATGCCCGAAGTTTTTCAAGATCGCGACCCATGCACAAAACAAATAGAACATGTATTTCGACAAGGGTACGTTGGTAAATCTAAGTAAAGACGGTCATAATAAGAAAATAAGCCAGTGTAAATGTTATTAaggatgttttatttttatttctattttcagagGCTACGTACCAACTACAAAATTAACCCCAGATGGTTATCGTATCgtaatatttcgaattttcgacgACTCAAAGAACAGCATTCCAGATCCAGAGAGTATAATTAAAGCCACACAAATATCGACTGATTACAGTTTGAAAGTAGATAAAATTCGAGGAATGATTGTGATTTACGATTTTCAGAATATTACTATGAATTATATCACAATGATGTTCtccatattgaaaaaattgctcacgTTAGCCACCGTAAGTTTGGCaactctacctacctacctatctacgtatacctacgtaaaattcaACTGGCGTGTGAATCGATTTCGAAGAAAtgaaaagtacatacaataaaagaatacttacttacatagaGAGAAACCTCGATAAAAATATCTATCTTTGTAATGagatttttaaagtgaattgaaatttatcctTTGTATACGATTTTCACgagtaaaaagtattttttagcTTTTGGATGCGAATGAATGGATTCTCTGCGACCTTGAATAtccaaattgtaaaatgatGTTCGAATGTTGAcgactattttgaaaacttcgcgCAAACATGTAGACATAGATATTAGGTACCCACCTAAATTTTCGTGCATGGGGTAGCAATACAAATTTTCTGCTTTCAGTCATTATTCAAAAACTTCTACCATTTTATGGCATAAGTATACGCATGTGTTTCATTGAGAGATGATGTCAATAATTTCAGTTCGTGAATTTATATCAACTACCCAGTGTAAATAAATATGTGTAATgaagagaaattattttttattcgttttgatTTTACGCTCGATTTGTTTTACAGAAAACAACGCCATGTCGTTATCACAAAATTTACATTCTCAACTTGATACCTGCAGTCGAACCAATCATCAGTTTCGGTAAAAGTTTAGTGAAGAAAGAATTAGCTGATAGAGTAAGTCTATAATTTAAGTACTGAACACTAAATGtctgttcattttttagaaattattattattacgtgAATCGAGTACCTCTATCTACAtatcataataattattcaactatatatttctcaaaatttaagtaccatgtacctacctaaacttcGCAACAGTCAACACTCCCTCGTATGCCACGCGCTTTTAATAGCTTAATTACCTACTAATTAGTGTGTTAGGGGTAAAGTCTGATCCTCGCAGCAATTAGCATTCAAAATGTCCAAGAAAATAGGCTTCAACTTCAAGTCGGTTACATTTTTCTCCCGCTCTTCCTCTTCTTTAAAAAACGTgcagataattttgaaattttctaaaaattttgatggcgtcttttttcaaaacaagaaatAAAACATAAGACCCGGtacctacccacctacctaTGATGCAAATTATCTATTTATTAACGAATGTATTATTCTATGAAATTAACAACAATTACAAATATTTTCTcatattaggaaaaaaaaactttaaaaaaaagcaaaaagtaaggttttaaattcgttcaaaattttattaacgcCGATGACATAAATTGTGtgcatctaaaaaaaaatcaaaattttgataggcAGGAAAATTATATTGAACAATAATCTAGTAATCATATAtctacaaaaaactgaaatttgatttcgacGAAATATTAGAGATGTTTTGAAGTTACTTAcagattttgtattttgtttaaagttttagaaataatttctCCAAGAGGATTCTTTCTAATGAAATTCGCAGCCCAAAAATTAAAGTTAGGTAGGTCACGATATTCGTGGCGTCTCTGCCATATCAACTACCAGAAATCGATTCAAGGCCAGAAGAGGGagataaaaacttaaaattcaccaaatttgTGATATTTTCCCACACcaaattaaaagttttaaaaatttgccgtAACTTGCAACAAGAAAATTCAGCGCCTAAGATTTTGTATAGGTATGTAGTTTGTATTAGAACatttctctttcaaattttctcattttgtatcgatacaaatttttcatacattgtgaagaaaatgaaaagaaatttacgaaaattgtTTCGAGTACCTTACTTAACACTACAGTCTTTACCAACAAGATCCACCATGACGtcgttaaaatttgaaaattagcctATGGCTTTCCgaataaatatcaattttgcaaatttgcgaATCGTTTGTACATAGTTAAATGTATGTATCCGGTACTCAAGTACCTACATGTCTCAACTAAGTACTTACATGTTATCCCATTCTTATAAAATCTATTgataaaacatttgaaatttctattcgTTGCCTGATATAggtatggtatggtatggtaCATGTATAGAATGCTTGGTTAGACCCAATTTACATa is from Planococcus citri chromosome 1, ihPlaCitr1.1, whole genome shotgun sequence and encodes:
- the LOC135832025 gene encoding alpha-tocopherol transfer protein-like yields the protein MSSEFLQICTKDQLYEFFAEFNASEESVQNDVKYLKEWIRKQAHLPTIEDDEWLTNFLLRCKNSLEKTKKVLDGYYTTRTLMPEVFQDRDPCTKQIEHVFRQGGYVPTTKLTPDGYRIVIFRIFDDSKNSIPDPESIIKATQISTDYSLKVDKIRGMIVIYDFQNITMNYITMMFSILKKLLTLATKTTPCRYHKIYILNLIPAVEPIISFGKSLVKKELADRVQVWKDDPKKLITVLPKEVLPANYGGTEKPLEELKDRWYEEIKNYQDWFISDEKNKADLNKKPVDSSYANNDVTNYGIEGSFRKICLD